The proteins below come from a single Mercenaria mercenaria strain notata chromosome 3, MADL_Memer_1, whole genome shotgun sequence genomic window:
- the LOC128555583 gene encoding multiple epidermal growth factor-like domains protein 6 isoform X3 — protein MVVVYALVILNNIFLTSRELSQHITQNIILDMFMTLVFLICIIFQNAISFDCEDIFFGVQDFHLCPKNCIVCSLHNSCIHCLRHSSGSSCRAKCTIGCAEVYVTNGTLLRGCSTEKLADTCCMTCPHYSFCSDCLQFNGTCLKCSSGFYRSQTSSYCDKKCGHCQPDGNGLVECDINTGDCKDGCSGGYYGRGCDETCNKNCLVLKTNSIECDRQSGKCIYGCVPGRYSDSCESICSNTCLDSSCDQQSGTCILGCIHGFYGGMCEKNCSETCARLSCNQTTGHCTHGCVPGRYGYFCEDVCSSKCQNSICMQTTGHCNGECLPGWYGETCNIKCSNTCFGNVCKPLSGYCNNGCSAGWYGDTCEKACSSSCSDKTCNQTSGFCQNGCSPGSYGDMCETECNDTCHDKTCNQISGGCIYGCARGWFGDSCAEACSETCFNRSCDQFSGLCNGGCVSGYYGSNCEKNCSYDVLFELCDNSTASQCSRECTTMVMQGVWNKFSVSSTNRSSTLTVSTYILAGVVSAISFALATCFVRRVLLNRRHNLQKNLELPTIETTEPIYEEIDDIYDSTTFENDPIHVDNKSMITTKSACGISHTSSYELNRAETLCPCRGSYEIPVSSATLMYENMDVARIDEKQHRNPQDISGISNDFEREFECKVTKSIHSSTTSETGETEKDDTYGGVNENQGDEDHPNKNPSTSANRESVLYLHPKI, from the exons ATGGTGGTTGTATATGCGcttgttattttaaataatattttcctGACGTCGAGGGAACTATCTCAAcatattacacaaaatataatCTTAGATATGTTTATGACTCtagtttttcttatatgtattaTCTTTCAAAATGCCATTAGTTTTGACTGTGAGGACATCTTTTTCGGAGTACAAGATTTTCATTTGTGTCCGAAAAATTGTATTGTGTGTTCATTACACAATTCATGTATACACTGTTTGAGACATAGTTCAGGAAGTTCTTGTCGGGCAAAGTGTACCATTGGTTGTGCTGAAGTTTACGTTACCAATGGAACGTTACTTAGAGGATGTTCTACTGAGAAACTAGCCGATACATGTTGTATGACCTGTCCACACTATAGCTTTTGCTCAGATTGTCTTCAATTTAATGGTACGTGTTTGAAATGTTCCTCTGGATTTTATCGTAGTCAAACTTCAAGTTATTGCGACAAAAAATGCGGTCATTGTCAGCCAGACGGCAATGGCCTTGTAGAATGTGACATTAACACCGGTGATTGTAAAGATGGTTGTAGCGGTGGTTATTATGGTCGTGGTTGCGACGAGACATGCAATAAAAATTGCCTTGTTCTTAAAACAAACAGCATAGAATGCGATAGGCAATCAGGAAAATGCATATATGGATGTGTTCCCGGGAGATATAGCGACAGCTGTGAAAGCATTTGCAGCAACACTTGTTTAGATAGTTCTTGTGACCAACAGTCCGGGACATGTATTTTAGGTTGCATTCATGGCTTTTATGGTGGAATGTGCGAAAAGAATTGTAGTGAAACATGTGCTCGCTTATCTTGCAACCAAACGACTGGCCATTGTACACATGGATGCGTTCCTGGTCGGTACGGTTACTTTTGTGAAGATGTTTGTAGCAGCAAATGTCAAAATAGCATATGCATGCAGACAACTGGCCACTGCAATGGTGAGTGTCTACCGGGATGGTATGGTGAAACATGTAATATAAAATGTAGTAACACATGTTTCGGGAACGTCTGTAAACCATTGTCTGGATACTGTAATAATGGCTGTTCAGCTGGATGGTACGGGGACACATGTGAAAAAGCCTGCAGTAGTTCCTGCTCAGACAAAACTTGTAACCAAACGTCAGGCTTCTGTCAAAATGGGTGTAGTCCAGGTAGCTACGGCGACATGTGTGAAACAGAGTGCAATGACACTTGCCACGATAAGACGTGTAACCAAATCAGCGGTGGCTGTATATATGGCTGTGCAAGAGGATGGTTCGGTGACTCATGCGCTGAAGCATGCAGCGAAACATGTTTCAACAGATCATGTGACCAGTTTTCAGGACTTTGTAATGGAGGATGTGTTTCAGGTTATTATGGTAGCAACTGTGAGAAAAACTGCAGTTATGATGTCTTGTTCGAATTATGTGACAACAGTACGGCGTCGCAGTGTTCACGAGAATGCACGACGATGGTTATGCAAGGCGTCTGGAACAAAT TTTCAGTTTCCTCCACCAACCGGTCTTCTACGTTGACAGTTAGCACGTATATTCTAGCTGGAGTTGTTTCTGCAATTTCATTTGCATTAGCGACATGTTTCGTCCGAAG GGTCCTACTAAATAGAAGACACAATCTCCAAAAAAATCTTGAACTACCAACAATAGAAACTACGGAGCCAATATACGAAGAAATAGATGACATTTATG atAGCACAACTTTTGAAAACGACCCTATACACGTTGATAACAAGAGCATGATAACTACAAAATCAGCATGTGGCATATCTCATACTAGTAGTTATGAACTGAACCGAGCTGAAACTCTTTGCCCCTGCCGAGGAAGCTATGAAATCCCAGTATCAAGTGCAACCTTGATGTATGAAAACATGGATGTTGCTAGAATTGATGAAAAACAACATAGAAATCCTCAAGATATCTCAGGCATTAGTAATGACTTTGAAAGAGAGTTTGAATGTAAAGTTACTAAATCAATCCATTCCAGCACTACGAGTGAAACTGGAGAGACTGAAAAGGATGACACTTATGGTGGAGTGAACGAGAACCAAGGCGATGAAGATCACCCGAATAAAAACCCTTCTACAAGTGCTAATAGAGAAAGCGTACTTTACCTGCATCCTAAGATATAA
- the LOC128555583 gene encoding multiple epidermal growth factor-like domains protein 6 isoform X1 produces MVVVYALVILNNIFLTSRELSQHITQNIILDMFMTLVFLICIIFQNAISFDCEDIFFGVQDFHLCPKNCIVCSLHNSCIHCLRHSSGSSCRAKCTIGCAEVYVTNGTLLRGCSTEKLADTCCMTCPHYSFCSDCLQFNGTCLKCSSGFYRSQTSSYCDKKCGHCQPDGNGLVECDINTGDCKDGCSGGYYGRGCDETCNKNCLVLKTNSIECDRQSGKCIYGCVPGRYSDSCESICSNTCLDSSCDQQSGTCILGCIHGFYGGMCEKNCSETCARLSCNQTTGHCTHGCVPGRYGYFCEDVCSSKCQNSICMQTTGHCNGECLPGWYGETCNIKCSNTCFGNVCKPLSGYCNNGCSAGWYGDTCEKACSSSCSDKTCNQTSGFCQNGCSPGSYGDMCETECNDTCHDKTCNQISGGCIYGCARGWFGDSCAEACSETCFNRSCDQFSGLCNGGCVSGYYGSNCEKNCSYDVLFELCDNSTASQCSRECTTMVMQGVWNKFSVSSTNRSSTLTVSTYILAGVVSAISFALATCFVRRVLLNRRHNLQKNLELPTIETTEPIYEEIDDIYGLELPTIETTEPIYEEIDDIYDSTTFENDPIHVDNKSMITTKSACGISHTSSYELNRAETLCPCRGSYEIPVSSATLMYENMDVARIDEKQHRNPQDISGISNDFEREFECKVTKSIHSSTTSETGETEKDDTYGGVNENQGDEDHPNKNPSTSANRESVLYLHPKI; encoded by the exons ATGGTGGTTGTATATGCGcttgttattttaaataatattttcctGACGTCGAGGGAACTATCTCAAcatattacacaaaatataatCTTAGATATGTTTATGACTCtagtttttcttatatgtattaTCTTTCAAAATGCCATTAGTTTTGACTGTGAGGACATCTTTTTCGGAGTACAAGATTTTCATTTGTGTCCGAAAAATTGTATTGTGTGTTCATTACACAATTCATGTATACACTGTTTGAGACATAGTTCAGGAAGTTCTTGTCGGGCAAAGTGTACCATTGGTTGTGCTGAAGTTTACGTTACCAATGGAACGTTACTTAGAGGATGTTCTACTGAGAAACTAGCCGATACATGTTGTATGACCTGTCCACACTATAGCTTTTGCTCAGATTGTCTTCAATTTAATGGTACGTGTTTGAAATGTTCCTCTGGATTTTATCGTAGTCAAACTTCAAGTTATTGCGACAAAAAATGCGGTCATTGTCAGCCAGACGGCAATGGCCTTGTAGAATGTGACATTAACACCGGTGATTGTAAAGATGGTTGTAGCGGTGGTTATTATGGTCGTGGTTGCGACGAGACATGCAATAAAAATTGCCTTGTTCTTAAAACAAACAGCATAGAATGCGATAGGCAATCAGGAAAATGCATATATGGATGTGTTCCCGGGAGATATAGCGACAGCTGTGAAAGCATTTGCAGCAACACTTGTTTAGATAGTTCTTGTGACCAACAGTCCGGGACATGTATTTTAGGTTGCATTCATGGCTTTTATGGTGGAATGTGCGAAAAGAATTGTAGTGAAACATGTGCTCGCTTATCTTGCAACCAAACGACTGGCCATTGTACACATGGATGCGTTCCTGGTCGGTACGGTTACTTTTGTGAAGATGTTTGTAGCAGCAAATGTCAAAATAGCATATGCATGCAGACAACTGGCCACTGCAATGGTGAGTGTCTACCGGGATGGTATGGTGAAACATGTAATATAAAATGTAGTAACACATGTTTCGGGAACGTCTGTAAACCATTGTCTGGATACTGTAATAATGGCTGTTCAGCTGGATGGTACGGGGACACATGTGAAAAAGCCTGCAGTAGTTCCTGCTCAGACAAAACTTGTAACCAAACGTCAGGCTTCTGTCAAAATGGGTGTAGTCCAGGTAGCTACGGCGACATGTGTGAAACAGAGTGCAATGACACTTGCCACGATAAGACGTGTAACCAAATCAGCGGTGGCTGTATATATGGCTGTGCAAGAGGATGGTTCGGTGACTCATGCGCTGAAGCATGCAGCGAAACATGTTTCAACAGATCATGTGACCAGTTTTCAGGACTTTGTAATGGAGGATGTGTTTCAGGTTATTATGGTAGCAACTGTGAGAAAAACTGCAGTTATGATGTCTTGTTCGAATTATGTGACAACAGTACGGCGTCGCAGTGTTCACGAGAATGCACGACGATGGTTATGCAAGGCGTCTGGAACAAAT TTTCAGTTTCCTCCACCAACCGGTCTTCTACGTTGACAGTTAGCACGTATATTCTAGCTGGAGTTGTTTCTGCAATTTCATTTGCATTAGCGACATGTTTCGTCCGAAG GGTCCTACTAAATAGAAGACACAATCTCCAAAAAAATCTTGAACTACCAACAATAGAAACTACGGAGCCAATATACGAAGAAATAGATGACATTTATGGTCTTGAACTACCAACAATAGAAACTACGGAGCCAATATACGAAGAAATAGATGACATTTATG atAGCACAACTTTTGAAAACGACCCTATACACGTTGATAACAAGAGCATGATAACTACAAAATCAGCATGTGGCATATCTCATACTAGTAGTTATGAACTGAACCGAGCTGAAACTCTTTGCCCCTGCCGAGGAAGCTATGAAATCCCAGTATCAAGTGCAACCTTGATGTATGAAAACATGGATGTTGCTAGAATTGATGAAAAACAACATAGAAATCCTCAAGATATCTCAGGCATTAGTAATGACTTTGAAAGAGAGTTTGAATGTAAAGTTACTAAATCAATCCATTCCAGCACTACGAGTGAAACTGGAGAGACTGAAAAGGATGACACTTATGGTGGAGTGAACGAGAACCAAGGCGATGAAGATCACCCGAATAAAAACCCTTCTACAAGTGCTAATAGAGAAAGCGTACTTTACCTGCATCCTAAGATATAA
- the LOC128555583 gene encoding multiple epidermal growth factor-like domains protein 6 isoform X2 — protein MVVVYALVILNNIFLTSRELSQHITQNIILDMFMTLVFLICIIFQNAISFDCEDIFFGVQDFHLCPKNCIVCSLHNSCIHCLRHSSGSSCRAKCTIGCAEVYVTNGTLLRGCSTEKLADTCCMTCPHYSFCSDCLQFNGTCLKCSSGFYRSQTSSYCDKKCGHCQPDGNGLVECDINTGDCKDGCSGGYYGRGCDETCNKNCLVLKTNSIECDRQSGKCIYGCVPGRYSDSCESICSNTCLDSSCDQQSGTCILGCIHGFYGGMCEKNCSETCARLSCNQTTGHCTHGCVPGRYGYFCEDVCSSKCQNSICMQTTGHCNGECLPGWYGETCNIKCSNTCFGNVCKPLSGYCNNGCSAGWYGDTCEKACSSSCSDKTCNQTSGFCQNGCSPGSYGDMCETECNDTCHDKTCNQISGGCIYGCARGWFGDSCAEACSETCFNRSCDQFSGLCNGGCVSGYYGSNCEKNCSYDVLFELCDNSTASQCSRECTTMVMQGVWNKFSSTNRSSTLTVSTYILAGVVSAISFALATCFVRRVLLNRRHNLQKNLELPTIETTEPIYEEIDDIYGLELPTIETTEPIYEEIDDIYDSTTFENDPIHVDNKSMITTKSACGISHTSSYELNRAETLCPCRGSYEIPVSSATLMYENMDVARIDEKQHRNPQDISGISNDFEREFECKVTKSIHSSTTSETGETEKDDTYGGVNENQGDEDHPNKNPSTSANRESVLYLHPKI, from the exons ATGGTGGTTGTATATGCGcttgttattttaaataatattttcctGACGTCGAGGGAACTATCTCAAcatattacacaaaatataatCTTAGATATGTTTATGACTCtagtttttcttatatgtattaTCTTTCAAAATGCCATTAGTTTTGACTGTGAGGACATCTTTTTCGGAGTACAAGATTTTCATTTGTGTCCGAAAAATTGTATTGTGTGTTCATTACACAATTCATGTATACACTGTTTGAGACATAGTTCAGGAAGTTCTTGTCGGGCAAAGTGTACCATTGGTTGTGCTGAAGTTTACGTTACCAATGGAACGTTACTTAGAGGATGTTCTACTGAGAAACTAGCCGATACATGTTGTATGACCTGTCCACACTATAGCTTTTGCTCAGATTGTCTTCAATTTAATGGTACGTGTTTGAAATGTTCCTCTGGATTTTATCGTAGTCAAACTTCAAGTTATTGCGACAAAAAATGCGGTCATTGTCAGCCAGACGGCAATGGCCTTGTAGAATGTGACATTAACACCGGTGATTGTAAAGATGGTTGTAGCGGTGGTTATTATGGTCGTGGTTGCGACGAGACATGCAATAAAAATTGCCTTGTTCTTAAAACAAACAGCATAGAATGCGATAGGCAATCAGGAAAATGCATATATGGATGTGTTCCCGGGAGATATAGCGACAGCTGTGAAAGCATTTGCAGCAACACTTGTTTAGATAGTTCTTGTGACCAACAGTCCGGGACATGTATTTTAGGTTGCATTCATGGCTTTTATGGTGGAATGTGCGAAAAGAATTGTAGTGAAACATGTGCTCGCTTATCTTGCAACCAAACGACTGGCCATTGTACACATGGATGCGTTCCTGGTCGGTACGGTTACTTTTGTGAAGATGTTTGTAGCAGCAAATGTCAAAATAGCATATGCATGCAGACAACTGGCCACTGCAATGGTGAGTGTCTACCGGGATGGTATGGTGAAACATGTAATATAAAATGTAGTAACACATGTTTCGGGAACGTCTGTAAACCATTGTCTGGATACTGTAATAATGGCTGTTCAGCTGGATGGTACGGGGACACATGTGAAAAAGCCTGCAGTAGTTCCTGCTCAGACAAAACTTGTAACCAAACGTCAGGCTTCTGTCAAAATGGGTGTAGTCCAGGTAGCTACGGCGACATGTGTGAAACAGAGTGCAATGACACTTGCCACGATAAGACGTGTAACCAAATCAGCGGTGGCTGTATATATGGCTGTGCAAGAGGATGGTTCGGTGACTCATGCGCTGAAGCATGCAGCGAAACATGTTTCAACAGATCATGTGACCAGTTTTCAGGACTTTGTAATGGAGGATGTGTTTCAGGTTATTATGGTAGCAACTGTGAGAAAAACTGCAGTTATGATGTCTTGTTCGAATTATGTGACAACAGTACGGCGTCGCAGTGTTCACGAGAATGCACGACGATGGTTATGCAAGGCGTCTGGAACAAAT TTTCCTCCACCAACCGGTCTTCTACGTTGACAGTTAGCACGTATATTCTAGCTGGAGTTGTTTCTGCAATTTCATTTGCATTAGCGACATGTTTCGTCCGAAG GGTCCTACTAAATAGAAGACACAATCTCCAAAAAAATCTTGAACTACCAACAATAGAAACTACGGAGCCAATATACGAAGAAATAGATGACATTTATGGTCTTGAACTACCAACAATAGAAACTACGGAGCCAATATACGAAGAAATAGATGACATTTATG atAGCACAACTTTTGAAAACGACCCTATACACGTTGATAACAAGAGCATGATAACTACAAAATCAGCATGTGGCATATCTCATACTAGTAGTTATGAACTGAACCGAGCTGAAACTCTTTGCCCCTGCCGAGGAAGCTATGAAATCCCAGTATCAAGTGCAACCTTGATGTATGAAAACATGGATGTTGCTAGAATTGATGAAAAACAACATAGAAATCCTCAAGATATCTCAGGCATTAGTAATGACTTTGAAAGAGAGTTTGAATGTAAAGTTACTAAATCAATCCATTCCAGCACTACGAGTGAAACTGGAGAGACTGAAAAGGATGACACTTATGGTGGAGTGAACGAGAACCAAGGCGATGAAGATCACCCGAATAAAAACCCTTCTACAAGTGCTAATAGAGAAAGCGTACTTTACCTGCATCCTAAGATATAA